Proteins found in one Ammospiza nelsoni isolate bAmmNel1 chromosome 15, bAmmNel1.pri, whole genome shotgun sequence genomic segment:
- the LOC132080100 gene encoding G-protein coupled receptor 83-like has product MRQHTWFPLQYMPKPFWRAENHNTTSFFSALYGFPNQSFFHSDLNLEDLGDFDSGAKYEGESQSRTVQALLIVAYSVIICISLFGNILVCHVVIKNKRMHSATNLFIVNLAVADVMITTLNTPFTLVRFVSSTWVFGKLMCHISRFVQYCSVHVSVLTLAAIALDRHQVIMHPLKPRMSMVKGGICIIIIWVMASCFSLPHAIYQTLTRFYIGNRTIRMVCLPSFPPPADLFWKYLDLTTFVLLYVLPLLVISITYTIVAKKLWLRNAIGDLTMEQYYAHQRKKKMTLKMLMVVVVVFAVCWFPLNCYVVLLSCRAIHSSNALYFAFHWFAMSSTCYNPFIYCWLNESFRAELRCLLCVCRRRSSAQGHALQPLSPLFRRAKPENCPCRRSSTCQTAQAPPQRNSARTDISSVQPIVAES; this is encoded by the exons aTGAGACAGCACACCTGGTTCCCCTTGCAGTACATGCCCAAGCCCTTCTGGAGAGCAGAGAACCACAACACCACCAGCTTCTTCTCTGCACTGTATGGCTTCCCCAACCAGTCCTTCTTCCACAGTGACTTGAACCTGGAGGACCTGGGCGACTTTGACAGCGGAGCCAAGTACGAGGGCGAGTCCCAGAGCCGGACAGTGCAGGCGCTGCTGATCGTCGCCTACTCTGTGATCATCTGCATCTCCCTCTTTGGCAACATCCTGGTGTGCCACGTGGTCATCAAGAACAAGAGGATGCACTCTGCCACCAACCTGTTCATCGTCAACCTGGCTGTTGCTGATGTGATGATCACCACCCTGAACACCCCCTTCACACTG GTGAGGTTTGTGAGCAGCACCTGGGTGTTTGGAAAGCTGATGTGTCACATCAGCAGGTTTGTTCAGTACTGCTCTGTCCACGTGTCTGTGCTCACCCTCGCTGCCATCGCACTGGACCGGCACCAG GTGATCATGCACCCTCTCAAGCCACGCATGTCCATGGTGAAAGGAGGGAtttgcatcatcatcatctggGTCATGGCCAGCTGCTTCTCACTGCCCCACGCCATTTATCAGACTCTGACAAGGTTTTATATTGG AAACAGAACCATCCGAATGGTCTGCCTCCCCagcttccctcctcctgctgatCTTTTCTGGAAGTACCTGGACCTGACTACGTTTGTTCTCTTGTACGTTCTGCCCTTGCTTGTGATCTCCATTACCTACACCATAGTGGCCAAAAAGCTGTGGCTGAGGAACGCCATCGGGGACCTCACCATGGAGCAATACTATGCCCaccagaggaagaagaagatgacGCTGAAGATGctgatggtggtggtggttgtGTTTGCCGTGTGCTGGTTCCCCCTCAACTGCTACgtggtgctgctctcctgcagggcCATCCACAGCAGCAACGCTCTGTACTTTGCTTTCCACTGGTTCGCCATGAGCAGCACCTGCTACAACCCCTTCATCTACTGCTGGCTGAACGAGAGCTTCCGCGCGGAGCTGCGCTGCCTGCTGTGCGTGTGCCGCCGCCGGAGCTCGGCGCAGGGCCACgctctgcagcccctctcccccctGTTCCGCCGGGCCAAGCCTGAGAACTGcccctgcaggaggagcagcacgTGCCAGACGGCACAGGCACCCCCACAGAGGAACTCCGCAAGGACCGACATATCCAGCGTGCAGCCGATCGTGGCGGAAAGCTGA